From one Nonomuraea polychroma genomic stretch:
- a CDS encoding methylenetetrahydrofolate reductase: MTFELICEIEPPTKPDLKRVRHQIGTLSTIAHSFLIPDNHIGRATVSSVAVAHEVQAMGGRGIACLNSRDRNLLGFRRDLLTAAAYGVDQFLFVYGDKPTSGNRTSDLTVRSMLEEARKFSPDFRLGAAAGLRPLPAWKRTADFLFAQVSFSLEAQLRWREAHPVDKPVYAGVMVLASERHARTLAAAIPDIAIPEDLVERVAADRMAGVEAACEQVLALRESGAFAGVHLIPVTRYRDVESRLATAL; encoded by the coding sequence GTGACCTTCGAGCTGATCTGCGAGATCGAACCTCCGACCAAGCCCGATCTGAAGCGCGTCAGGCACCAGATCGGCACGCTCAGCACCATCGCCCACTCGTTCCTCATCCCGGACAACCACATCGGCCGCGCGACCGTGTCGAGCGTCGCCGTGGCGCACGAGGTCCAGGCGATGGGCGGGCGCGGCATCGCCTGCCTCAACTCCCGCGACCGCAACCTGCTGGGCTTCCGCCGCGACCTGCTGACGGCGGCGGCGTACGGGGTGGACCAGTTCCTCTTCGTCTACGGTGACAAGCCGACGAGCGGCAACCGGACCAGCGACCTGACCGTCCGCTCGATGCTCGAGGAAGCCAGGAAGTTCTCGCCCGATTTCCGGCTCGGCGCGGCCGCCGGGCTGCGCCCGCTGCCGGCCTGGAAGCGTACGGCCGACTTCCTGTTCGCTCAGGTCAGCTTCTCGCTGGAGGCCCAGCTGCGCTGGCGCGAGGCCCACCCGGTGGACAAGCCGGTCTACGCCGGCGTGATGGTGCTGGCGAGCGAGCGCCACGCCCGCACCCTCGCCGCCGCGATCCCGGACATCGCCATCCCCGAGGACCTGGTCGAGCGGGTGGCCGCGGACCGCATGGCGGGGGTGGAGGCCGCCTGCGAGCAGGTCCTGGCCCTGCGCGAGTCCGGCGCCTTCGCCGGCGTGCACCTCATCCCGGTCACGCGCTACCGCGACGTGGAGTCGAGGCTGGCCACCGCCCTCTGA
- a CDS encoding TetR/AcrR family transcriptional regulator, which yields MGKLTAQAIAERALEIGDAEGLDAVTIRRLATDLGVTPMALYWHYKNKEQLLVGMADHLIAGFAPKPADERPWQEQLRDLMVGLVGTLRVHPCAKHVFEQVDVIAVPNFLAVWDQALRLARTAGFGVEESCLISKYLLQSAIAIADAPVHVRPGEEYIVRAKRAGLESLPVEKYPYLVEMAGPMVDGMDAGLYDTFGVDLVLSGIEALAARR from the coding sequence ATGGGAAAACTGACCGCGCAGGCGATCGCGGAGCGCGCCCTGGAGATCGGCGACGCCGAGGGACTCGACGCCGTGACGATCAGGCGTCTCGCCACGGACCTGGGCGTGACGCCGATGGCCCTCTACTGGCACTACAAGAACAAGGAGCAGCTGCTCGTCGGCATGGCCGACCACCTGATCGCCGGCTTCGCGCCCAAGCCGGCCGACGAGCGCCCGTGGCAGGAGCAGCTGCGCGACCTCATGGTGGGCCTGGTCGGGACGCTGCGCGTGCACCCGTGCGCCAAGCACGTGTTCGAGCAGGTCGACGTGATCGCGGTGCCGAACTTCCTGGCCGTCTGGGACCAGGCCCTCCGGCTGGCCCGCACGGCGGGGTTCGGCGTGGAGGAGAGCTGCCTGATCAGCAAATACCTGCTGCAGAGCGCCATCGCCATCGCCGACGCCCCCGTGCACGTCCGGCCCGGTGAGGAGTACATCGTCCGCGCCAAGCGGGCCGGCCTGGAGTCGTTGCCCGTCGAGAAGTACCCGTACCTGGTGGAGATGGCCGGTCCTATGGTCGATGGAATGGACGCGGGGCTGTACGACACGTTCGGCGTCGACCTGGTCCTGAGCGGCATCGAGGCGCTCGCGGCCAGACGCTAG
- a CDS encoding MFS transporter codes for MRWWALVAVTLGTFMTYLDNNVGNVALPTIQRELGLTISGLEWIVSSYILVFAGLMLAGGRLADVFGARRVFLGGLAVFTVASLAAGLATSGGALIAARAVQGVGAALLTPTALALIGQIFPEPGERGRAVGIWSASGALSMALGPVTGGFISENLHWSWIYLINVPIGLVTFGLALWVVRPTFARLRHSLDLPGLVTSALALFALTYALIEGERAGWTSPEILAAFGVFAAAAVAFVLAEARAAEPMIVMSLFMSRTFTGGLLTSGIWSFGVFGIYFFSALWLQNVLGFSPTEAGASFVPMALVMAVVAILSQRVSARLGIGPTVALGMALMGAAIYLLSGVGADGDYADVAPWFILYGLGGGLLVPLTATILSGMPKDRSGVASGMLNVSREVFGLLGITVLGAILASRQSGSDLPPLPAFLDAYQFTLVIAAVVVLTAIPVAFYSLRGRTDTDEPQAAAPATVGSSN; via the coding sequence ATGCGCTGGTGGGCGCTGGTCGCGGTGACCTTGGGCACCTTCATGACTTATCTCGACAACAACGTGGGCAATGTCGCTTTGCCGACCATCCAGCGGGAGCTCGGGCTCACGATCTCGGGGCTGGAGTGGATCGTGAGCTCGTACATCCTGGTCTTCGCCGGGCTCATGCTGGCCGGCGGGCGGCTCGCGGACGTGTTCGGAGCCCGCAGGGTGTTCCTCGGCGGGCTCGCGGTCTTCACGGTGGCGTCGCTGGCGGCCGGACTCGCCACCAGCGGAGGCGCGCTCATCGCGGCGCGAGCCGTGCAGGGGGTGGGGGCGGCACTGCTCACGCCCACCGCGCTGGCGCTGATCGGGCAGATCTTCCCCGAGCCCGGCGAGCGCGGCCGGGCAGTGGGCATCTGGAGCGCCTCGGGGGCGCTCTCCATGGCGCTCGGCCCGGTGACGGGCGGCTTCATCAGCGAGAACCTGCACTGGAGCTGGATCTACCTGATCAACGTGCCGATCGGGCTGGTGACGTTCGGGCTCGCGCTGTGGGTGGTCCGGCCCACGTTCGCACGGCTGCGCCACAGCCTCGACCTGCCCGGGCTGGTCACGTCGGCGCTGGCGTTGTTCGCGCTGACGTACGCGCTCATCGAGGGCGAGCGGGCCGGCTGGACCTCGCCGGAGATCCTGGCCGCGTTCGGCGTGTTCGCGGCCGCGGCGGTGGCGTTCGTGCTGGCTGAGGCGCGGGCCGCGGAGCCGATGATCGTGATGTCGCTGTTCATGTCCCGGACGTTCACCGGCGGGCTGCTCACCAGCGGGATCTGGTCGTTCGGCGTGTTCGGGATCTACTTCTTCAGCGCGCTCTGGCTGCAGAACGTGCTCGGCTTCTCCCCGACCGAGGCGGGTGCCTCGTTCGTGCCGATGGCCCTGGTCATGGCCGTAGTGGCGATCCTGTCCCAGCGGGTGAGCGCGCGGCTCGGCATCGGCCCGACGGTGGCGCTCGGGATGGCGCTCATGGGCGCGGCCATCTATCTGCTCTCCGGCGTCGGCGCCGACGGCGACTACGCCGACGTGGCCCCCTGGTTCATCCTGTACGGGCTCGGCGGCGGCCTGCTGGTGCCGCTGACCGCCACCATCCTCAGCGGGATGCCCAAGGACCGCTCAGGCGTGGCCTCGGGCATGCTGAACGTCTCACGCGAGGTGTTCGGGCTGCTCGGCATCACCGTGCTGGGGGCGATCCTGGCCTCCAGGCAGAGCGGCAGCGACCTGCCGCCGCTGCCGGCCTTCCTCGACGCCTACCAGTTCACGCTGGTGATCGCGGCGGTGGTGGTGCTGACGGCGATCCCGGTCGCGTTCTACTCCCTGCGGGGAAGGACGGACACGGACGAACCTCAGGCGGCGGCACCGGCCACTGTGGGGTCCTCGAACTGA
- a CDS encoding ABC transporter ATP-binding protein — MSMEMTAWHQLYSMNNRPERRPLSRATLRRIAGFARPHRRRLALFLLLSVVLSGLAVAAPLLAGRVVDAIFNAEPLDVVVVVAVAIAGLALAEAGLGLVNRWLSAGIGEDLILDLRTAVFDHVQRMPIAFFTRTRTGALVSRLNNDVIGAQRAFTDTLSGVVGNLVTLALTLTAMIGISWQITLLALLLLPVFVLPARRMGVRIARLRREAADHNAAMGTQMTERFSAPGATLVKLFGRPAHESAEFAGRARRVRDIGVRSAMTQSVFVTALTLVSALALALVYGLGGFYALRAELAPGAVVSMAMLLTRLYAPLTALASARVDVMSAVVSFERVFEVLDLKPLIQERPDARKVPDGPVAVEFEDVRFAYPSADKVSLASLEEVAALDSRGGVEVLHGVSFRAEPGQMVALVGSSGAGKSTIAQLLPRLYDVDSGAVRLGGVDVRDLTFDSIRDTLGMVTQDGHLFHDSIRANLLLARPEATEEELWDALTRARLATLIQSLPDGLDTVVGERGYRLSGGERQRLTIARLLLARPRVVILDEATAALDSTSEAAVQAALGEALAGRTAVVIAHRLSTIRAADLILVIEDGRVVERGTHTELLAAGGRYEELYRTQFEDPTVAGAAA; from the coding sequence ATGAGCATGGAAATGACCGCTTGGCACCAGCTGTATTCGATGAACAACCGGCCGGAGCGTCGCCCGCTGTCCAGGGCGACGCTCCGTCGCATTGCCGGCTTCGCCCGCCCGCACCGCCGGAGACTGGCACTGTTTCTGCTGCTCAGCGTGGTGCTGTCGGGCCTGGCAGTGGCCGCTCCGCTGCTCGCGGGACGTGTGGTGGACGCGATCTTCAACGCGGAGCCGCTGGACGTGGTCGTCGTGGTGGCCGTGGCGATCGCGGGCCTGGCCCTCGCTGAGGCGGGCCTGGGGCTGGTCAACAGGTGGCTGTCGGCGGGCATCGGCGAGGATCTGATCCTCGACCTGCGTACGGCGGTCTTCGACCACGTGCAGCGCATGCCGATCGCGTTCTTCACCAGGACGCGCACCGGCGCGCTGGTCAGCCGGCTCAACAACGACGTGATCGGGGCGCAGCGGGCGTTCACCGACACCCTGTCCGGCGTGGTCGGCAACCTGGTGACGCTCGCGCTGACGCTCACCGCGATGATCGGCATCTCCTGGCAGATCACGCTGCTCGCACTGCTGCTCCTGCCCGTCTTCGTGCTGCCCGCCCGGCGGATGGGCGTCAGGATCGCCCGCCTGCGCCGCGAGGCCGCCGACCACAACGCGGCCATGGGCACCCAGATGACCGAACGTTTCTCCGCGCCGGGCGCGACGCTGGTGAAGTTGTTCGGCCGGCCCGCGCACGAGTCGGCCGAGTTCGCGGGGCGGGCCAGGCGGGTGCGGGACATCGGCGTGCGCTCGGCCATGACCCAGTCGGTCTTCGTCACCGCGCTGACCCTGGTCTCGGCGCTCGCCCTGGCGCTTGTGTACGGTCTCGGCGGCTTCTACGCGTTGCGCGCTGAGCTGGCGCCCGGCGCGGTCGTGTCGATGGCCATGCTGCTCACCCGCCTGTACGCCCCGCTGACCGCGCTGGCCAGCGCCCGCGTGGACGTGATGAGCGCGGTCGTCAGCTTCGAGCGGGTCTTCGAGGTGCTCGACCTGAAGCCGCTCATCCAGGAGCGGCCGGACGCGAGGAAGGTCCCTGACGGGCCGGTCGCGGTCGAGTTCGAGGACGTGCGGTTCGCGTACCCGTCGGCCGACAAGGTCTCGCTCGCCTCGCTGGAGGAGGTCGCCGCCCTCGACTCGCGAGGCGGTGTCGAGGTGCTGCACGGCGTCTCGTTCCGGGCCGAGCCCGGCCAGATGGTGGCGCTGGTCGGCTCGTCGGGGGCCGGCAAGTCCACGATCGCGCAGCTCCTGCCCCGCCTGTACGACGTCGACTCCGGCGCGGTCCGGCTCGGCGGCGTGGACGTGCGCGACCTGACCTTCGACTCCATCCGCGACACGCTCGGCATGGTCACCCAGGACGGCCACCTGTTCCACGACTCGATCCGGGCCAACCTGCTGCTGGCGCGCCCGGAGGCGACCGAGGAGGAGCTCTGGGACGCCCTCACCAGGGCCAGGCTGGCGACCCTGATCCAGTCGTTGCCCGACGGGCTCGACACCGTGGTCGGTGAGCGCGGCTACCGCCTCTCCGGCGGCGAGCGCCAGCGTCTCACGATTGCCAGGCTGCTGCTGGCCAGGCCCAGGGTGGTGATCCTGGACGAGGCCACGGCGGCGCTCGACTCGACCTCGGAGGCGGCCGTGCAGGCGGCGCTCGGCGAGGCGCTCGCGGGCCGGACCGCCGTGGTGATCGCCCACCGGCTCTCCACGATCCGCGCGGCCGACCTCATCCTGGTGATCGAGGACGGCCGCGTGGTGGAGCGCGGCACGCACACCGAGCTGCTCGCCGCCGGCGGCCGCTACGAGGAGCTCTACCGCACTCAGTTCGAGGACCCCACAGTGGCCGGTGCCGCCGCCTGA
- a CDS encoding PhoX family protein, with product MGGRQPLPLLSTPHKGGRSALTCQFRCGNACAHDVGNTSDNAYFGDVVKEALSRRGVLRAGALGALVAGVGVAGASPALADDPEAAATAHGPSGSDLRFTPVAPNKEDALRVPDGYSSSVVVRWGDPVLPDAPAFDFEKQTADAQNKQFGYNCDYVTLFPMGRDRALLWVNHEYSDEKLMFRGYASGATATEEQIKIGLAAHGGSVVEIEREGAGQWKLVTNGRRRYNRRITAQTPMKFSGPAAGSALLKTAADPQGLKPVGMLNNCAGGTTPWGTVLTAEENFDQYFVNADKVPAEQKQYATRYTLTTGTPSSSRRFDRVEERFDLAKHPNEANRFGWIVEIDPFDPDSTPIKRTALGRFKHEAATTTIAKDGRLVAYMGDDARFEYVYKFVSKDRYIPGFDRHNRTLLDEGTLYVAKFTGDSPASEIDGTGKLPADGLFDGSGEWIPLVSGDKSFVDGMTAEQVLVYTRVAADKVGATKMDRPEDVERNPVTGAVYVALTNNSNRTAAQVDEANPRPSNKHGHVLEIVEQRNDAGATKFAWSLPLVCGDPNDAATYFAGFDKSKVSPISCPDNLAFDRDGNLWISTDGNQLGSNDGLFVMPVRGKERGYLRQFLTVPIGGETCGPMITQDQRSVFVAVQHPGETDGASPESPSSRWPDGDQPRPSVAVVWHNKGKKIGA from the coding sequence ATGGGGGGACGGCAGCCGCTGCCGCTGCTTTCCACCCCGCACAAAGGTGGCCGATCCGCGCTGACCTGTCAGTTCCGCTGCGGCAACGCGTGCGCGCACGACGTCGGCAACACCTCTGACAACGCTTATTTCGGCGATGTGGTGAAGGAGGCGCTGTCGCGCCGCGGCGTGCTGCGCGCCGGAGCCCTGGGCGCTCTGGTGGCGGGCGTGGGCGTGGCCGGGGCGTCCCCCGCGCTGGCCGATGACCCTGAGGCCGCTGCCACCGCTCATGGCCCGTCCGGGAGCGACCTGCGTTTCACCCCTGTGGCGCCGAACAAGGAAGACGCGTTGCGCGTGCCTGACGGCTACAGCTCCTCCGTGGTGGTGCGCTGGGGCGACCCGGTGCTGCCCGACGCGCCGGCCTTCGACTTCGAGAAGCAGACCGCCGACGCCCAGAACAAGCAGTTCGGCTACAACTGCGACTATGTGACGCTGTTCCCGATGGGCCGCGACCGCGCGCTGCTCTGGGTGAACCACGAGTACAGCGACGAGAAGCTGATGTTCCGCGGGTACGCGAGTGGCGCCACCGCGACCGAGGAGCAGATCAAGATCGGGCTGGCCGCGCACGGCGGTTCGGTCGTGGAGATCGAGCGCGAGGGCGCCGGCCAGTGGAAGCTGGTCACCAACGGCCGTCGCCGCTACAACCGCCGCATCACCGCCCAGACCCCGATGAAGTTCAGCGGTCCGGCGGCGGGCAGCGCCCTCCTGAAGACGGCCGCCGACCCCCAGGGGCTCAAGCCGGTCGGCATGCTGAACAACTGCGCCGGCGGCACCACCCCGTGGGGCACGGTGCTGACCGCCGAGGAGAACTTCGACCAGTACTTCGTCAACGCCGACAAGGTCCCCGCGGAGCAGAAGCAGTACGCCACCCGCTACACGCTCACCACCGGCACCCCGTCGAGCAGCCGCCGGTTCGACCGTGTCGAAGAGCGCTTCGACCTGGCCAAGCACCCGAACGAGGCCAACAGGTTCGGCTGGATCGTGGAGATCGACCCGTTCGACCCCGACTCCACGCCGATCAAGCGCACCGCGCTCGGCCGCTTCAAGCACGAGGCCGCGACCACCACGATCGCCAAGGACGGCCGCCTGGTCGCGTACATGGGCGATGACGCGCGCTTCGAGTACGTCTACAAGTTCGTCTCCAAGGACCGCTACATCCCCGGATTCGACCGCCACAACCGGACGTTGCTGGACGAGGGCACCCTGTACGTGGCCAAGTTCACCGGCGACAGCCCGGCGTCCGAGATCGACGGCACGGGCAAGCTGCCCGCCGACGGCCTCTTCGACGGCTCCGGCGAGTGGATCCCGCTGGTCTCGGGCGACAAGTCGTTCGTGGACGGCATGACCGCCGAGCAGGTCCTGGTCTACACCCGCGTGGCCGCCGACAAGGTGGGCGCGACCAAGATGGACCGCCCGGAGGACGTCGAGCGCAACCCGGTCACCGGCGCCGTCTACGTGGCGCTGACCAACAACAGCAACCGCACCGCGGCCCAGGTGGACGAGGCCAACCCGCGTCCCTCCAACAAGCACGGCCACGTGCTGGAGATCGTCGAGCAGCGCAACGACGCCGGCGCGACGAAGTTCGCCTGGTCGCTGCCGCTGGTCTGCGGCGATCCGAACGACGCCGCGACCTACTTCGCCGGCTTCGACAAGTCGAAGGTCTCGCCGATCTCGTGCCCGGACAACCTGGCGTTCGACCGTGACGGCAACCTGTGGATCTCCACGGACGGCAACCAGCTCGGCTCCAACGACGGCCTGTTCGTGATGCCCGTACGCGGCAAGGAGCGCGGCTACCTGCGCCAGTTCCTCACGGTCCCCATCGGCGGCGAGACCTGCGGCCCGATGATCACCCAGGACCAGCGCAGCGTGTTCGTGGCCGTGCAGCACCCGGGCGAGACCGACGGCGCGAGCCCGGAGAGCCCGAGCAGCCGCTGGCCCGACGGCGACCAGCCGCGCCCGTCGGTCGCCGTGGTCTGGCACAACAAGGGCAAGAAGATCGGCGCTTGA
- a CDS encoding sterol carrier family protein, producing the protein MDPEKLKSALDDQLVALDEPPYDGPASALPDALVAAVLAAYDRGLRPERDAARQAVRYLLDKLATAAPGRTVEVRVPPYAAVQAVAGPRHTRGTPPNVVETDGRTWIELALGRLTWEEAMAKGAVSASGSRADLSAHLPLR; encoded by the coding sequence ATGGATCCTGAAAAGCTGAAATCGGCCCTCGATGACCAATTGGTCGCCCTCGACGAGCCTCCCTACGACGGGCCGGCGTCCGCGCTGCCCGACGCGCTCGTCGCGGCCGTGCTGGCCGCCTATGACCGGGGGTTGCGGCCGGAACGTGACGCGGCCAGGCAGGCGGTGCGTTACCTGCTCGACAAGCTGGCCACCGCCGCGCCCGGCAGGACGGTCGAGGTACGCGTCCCGCCGTACGCCGCCGTCCAGGCCGTCGCCGGGCCCCGGCACACCCGGGGCACGCCGCCGAACGTGGTCGAGACCGACGGGCGCACCTGGATCGAGCTCGCGCTGGGGCGGCTGACGTGGGAGGAGGCCATGGCGAAAGGCGCGGTCTCCGCCAGCGGATCCCGCGCCGATCTGTCAGCCCATCTGCCGCTGCGTTAG
- a CDS encoding DUF4190 domain-containing protein encodes MTTSGDPNEPRPGKDPREERPEEGEHATEWWREGGAAEDERPGQEERPGQEERPSMPGPHEPRPYEPGPTGGDETPPDWSSAGPPGAGPTGGVVPEEEPPGTPDSEPKPPPPPEVEPEPPAREGEEPIAPAPPVVPRPDVPSTHEPRPAHEPRHPDLPTAPETPEPAGGDDAEATQAFPIPGATPSYPGWEGPPPEEPPGRPAPSRYEQGAQSGGPPVSPYGQYGAPSQEPPSVPGTTPSSPYGGPPGYGPPHAAGPPYGRPGPPYPGQEDRTGQGLATAALVLGVASPFLVFVCFTGLITAILSIVFGCVALAKQAGKGRAIAGIVISVLSLVLFAIVALWFWNVVQDCTDPLGRVSERCFEEKFPWISGTR; translated from the coding sequence GTGACCACATCTGGGGATCCGAACGAGCCCCGCCCGGGCAAGGACCCGCGCGAGGAACGTCCGGAAGAGGGCGAGCACGCGACCGAGTGGTGGCGCGAGGGCGGCGCCGCGGAGGACGAGCGTCCAGGGCAGGAGGAACGTCCAGGGCAGGAGGAACGTCCGTCCATGCCCGGACCTCACGAGCCCAGGCCGTACGAGCCGGGGCCGACGGGCGGCGACGAGACCCCGCCTGATTGGTCGTCGGCCGGCCCGCCCGGCGCCGGCCCCACGGGCGGTGTCGTGCCCGAGGAGGAACCGCCGGGCACACCTGACTCTGAGCCCAAGCCGCCGCCCCCTCCCGAGGTGGAGCCCGAGCCGCCGGCACGCGAGGGGGAGGAGCCGATCGCGCCGGCGCCGCCCGTGGTGCCGCGCCCTGACGTGCCGTCCACGCACGAGCCGCGCCCGGCCCACGAGCCCCGGCACCCCGACCTGCCCACCGCGCCCGAGACGCCGGAGCCGGCGGGCGGCGACGACGCCGAGGCGACCCAGGCGTTCCCGATCCCGGGCGCCACCCCGTCATATCCCGGCTGGGAGGGGCCGCCGCCGGAAGAGCCGCCGGGCAGGCCGGCGCCGTCCCGGTACGAACAGGGCGCACAGAGCGGCGGGCCGCCCGTCTCCCCGTACGGGCAGTACGGCGCCCCTTCGCAAGAGCCGCCCAGCGTGCCGGGCACCACCCCGTCCAGCCCGTACGGCGGCCCGCCGGGTTACGGCCCTCCGCATGCGGCCGGACCCCCGTACGGCCGGCCGGGCCCGCCCTACCCGGGGCAGGAGGACAGAACCGGCCAGGGCCTGGCCACGGCCGCGCTGGTCCTCGGTGTGGCCAGCCCCTTCCTGGTGTTCGTCTGCTTCACCGGTTTGATCACGGCGATCCTGTCGATCGTCTTCGGCTGCGTGGCACTCGCCAAGCAGGCGGGCAAGGGCCGCGCCATCGCGGGCATCGTGATCAGCGTCCTCTCCCTGGTCCTCTTCGCGATCGTGGCGCTCTGGTTCTGGAACGTGGTCCAGGACTGTACCGATCCACTCGGCCGGGTCTCCGAGCGCTGCTTCGAGGAGAAGTTTCCCTGGATAAGCGGGACCCGCTAA
- a CDS encoding MarR family winged helix-turn-helix transcriptional regulator yields the protein MLDETLSYALIKLMKAQRNQLAAALAPLGLHVGQEMLLNQLWREDGLTQGELIARLGVEPPTVTKTLQRLERAGFVYRAPDPGRPRVGRVHLTDAGKALREPVEEIWNRLDEDLQRGLGDAERDLLARLVRAKQT from the coding sequence ATGCTGGACGAGACCCTGTCGTACGCACTGATCAAGCTCATGAAGGCGCAGCGCAACCAGCTGGCCGCCGCCCTGGCGCCGCTGGGCCTGCACGTGGGACAGGAGATGCTGCTCAACCAGCTGTGGCGCGAGGACGGGCTGACGCAGGGCGAGCTCATCGCCAGACTGGGCGTGGAGCCGCCGACCGTGACGAAGACGCTGCAGCGGCTGGAGCGGGCCGGGTTCGTCTACCGGGCGCCCGATCCCGGCCGGCCGCGGGTGGGCCGGGTGCACCTCACCGACGCGGGCAAGGCGCTCCGCGAGCCGGTGGAGGAGATCTGGAACAGGCTGGACGAGGACCTTCAGCGCGGCCTCGGCGACGCCGAGCGCGATCTGCTCGCCCGTCTCGTCCGCGCCAAGCAGACCTAG
- a CDS encoding SDR family NAD(P)-dependent oxidoreductase: protein MHVLITGGSSGIGAATALAYAKTGARVTITYKSGADRAAEVVKRIEEEGGEAAAVHLDLEDHTTIAPAVAEAGPVDALVANAVRWGTIMPNSVPFEDVPAAEWTAALHANVVGNALLAQAVLREMRRRKFGRIVFVSSGAAEEGMPGPGPYGTAKMALHGMARALAWEAGRDGILVNVAVAGLTITGVSRPIPQPVLDEIAARTPSRRLSTADDLAALIVFLGSAANRNVTGEFVRDGSNAGRSSHAL, encoded by the coding sequence ATGCATGTGCTCATTACCGGTGGCTCGTCGGGCATCGGCGCGGCGACCGCGCTCGCGTACGCCAAGACGGGGGCACGCGTCACGATCACGTACAAGTCCGGCGCGGACCGGGCGGCCGAGGTCGTCAAGCGGATCGAGGAGGAAGGCGGCGAAGCGGCGGCCGTCCATCTGGACCTGGAGGACCACACGACGATCGCGCCCGCCGTCGCCGAGGCCGGCCCGGTGGACGCGCTCGTCGCGAACGCCGTCCGCTGGGGCACGATCATGCCCAACAGTGTTCCCTTCGAGGACGTGCCGGCCGCGGAGTGGACGGCCGCCCTGCACGCCAACGTCGTCGGCAACGCCCTGCTCGCCCAGGCCGTGCTGCGCGAGATGCGGCGGCGGAAGTTCGGCAGGATCGTGTTCGTGTCGTCGGGGGCGGCCGAGGAGGGCATGCCGGGCCCCGGCCCGTACGGCACCGCGAAGATGGCCCTGCACGGCATGGCCCGCGCCCTGGCCTGGGAGGCCGGCAGGGACGGCATCCTGGTGAACGTGGCCGTCGCCGGCCTCACGATCACCGGCGTCTCCCGCCCCATCCCCCAGCCGGTCCTCGACGAGATCGCCGCCCGCACGCCAAGCCGCCGCCTGTCCACCGCCGACGACCTGGCCGCACTGATCGTCTTCCTCGGCTCCGCCGCCAACCGCAACGTCACCGGGGAGTTCGTACGTGACGGGTCCAATGCGGGCAGGTCATCCCACGCACTGTGA